The Flavobacteriales bacterium genome contains the following window.
AATAACCACGCCAACCAAGCTCCTCTCCCAACATGGCAGGCAGGTTGAACGTGCACGCCGTGAGCACTGCCGAGAGCAGCATGATGACGAGAATGCCCCAGGCCGGCACCATTTCCACCAATGCCGCAGTTGCGCTATCCGCCTTGCCTCCCCCTAGTTGAGCCATGAGGGTTTCCAGGCTTGCCTCCAATCTTTCATTGGTGATGCTCACGTCGCCGAAGCCGGACAGGCCCATGATGTTCCCGCACACAAGCACAACAAGGAATACGGCCGGCACCACCAGCATTCCGACGATGGCGGTGGCCCCGAGCATTTTCCAGTTCATGCCCTTCAGGCGCAGACCCAAGCCGGCCCATGGCGCTTTGTCCAGGATCCTTTGCTGCACGATAGCGGCAACAGCCGGCATGAACATGCACGCAGCAGCCAAAGCCATGTAGGCCCAACCCGGTTCAGCACGCACACCAAGCAAAGCCCCAACCCCGGCGATGCTCCACGTTAGAGCAACTGCAATGGCAATGAAAGACAGAACACGGCGAGGAATGTTCATGCTGTACTGTTTGCGGACAATGTAGCCGCAACCAGGACAATGGGGCGGTCCCGACAGAGCCGTCAGCGCATCAACACTACGCTCTTCACCACGGCAACAGTTCCTAGCGAAGCCCGCACGCTGTATACACCGCTCGCGCCTTCCAGCAACAAGTCAGTGCGCGTTGAACTGATGGAGCCCTGCAATACCAAATGGCCTGCGATATCGAAGACCTGATAGGCCGACCCGACCGGTGGCGTGCGGTCCAAGTTCAGCACCAACGGTCCGCTCGTGGGGTTGGGGTGCGCTGAGAACGACAACGCAGGTCCGTCGCCCACGGTGGTGCTCAACCACACGTACGGATCGGAAGTGCTGGCGCAACCATCGCCATCGGTGATGGTGACCGTGTACGTGCCATTGGCGACGGCTATGTGAGCGCTGTCTGTGGCACCAGCAATGGGTTGGCCGTCCAGGTACCACTGGAAGTCGCCACTGCCCCCGATCATCAGCGTATCGAAGTCGGCCATGATGACAGGCACCGCAGGCGATGCGTTCTCAGCGAAAGCCACCGAAGCCGCCCCGGAAGAGCAGCCGTTGCCACTGGTCACTACCACAGCATAGGTGCCGGTTGAATCGGCGGTGAGCCATGTGCTATCAGCACCTGCGATGTCCACACCATCGAAAGACCATTGGTAGGTAGCTCCAGCGACCGGGTCAATGGACAGCAGCACCGTACCACTGTCGCACACGCTCAGAGGCCCACCTGCAGTAATGCCCGGCAAGGCAGGTACGCTGTCCACCGCCACCACGATGCTGTTGGACACGTCCGATGCGCAATTGTTCGCATTGCTGGCCACCACGGTGTACGTTCCAGCAGTGCCCACCATCAACGATGTGCTGTCCGCACCAGCAACGGCCTGACCGTCCTGATACCACTGCAAGG
Protein-coding sequences here:
- a CDS encoding CPBP family intramembrane metalloprotease: MNIPRRVLSFIAIAVALTWSIAGVGALLGVRAEPGWAYMALAAACMFMPAVAAIVQQRILDKAPWAGLGLRLKGMNWKMLGATAIVGMLVVPAVFLVVLVCGNIMGLSGFGDVSITNERLEASLETLMAQLGGGKADSATAALVEMVPAWGILVIMLLSAVLTACTFNLPAMLGEELGWRGYLHQHLAGWPTARRIAFVGVVWGLWHAPLIAMGHNYPGYPVAGIGMMVVFCVLAAFLFDWSRVRVGAVWGPCVLHGVLNGSAGAFALFAAGGHVLVGSVVGLAGFVALVLLSLLVLVVDRRYRMVLLTREASPGV